The Citrifermentans bemidjiense Bem genome window below encodes:
- a CDS encoding EAL and HDOD domain-containing protein — protein MSEEKFFLGRQPILDRTQKIVGFELLFRSAESLQSANFLDVQVASASVIVGALAEFGIEDVLGRHRGFFNVTREMLMSDAVELLPKDRVVIELLETIVVDRDVVERCRTLKSLGFTLALDDHVYSADFHEIYEAIDIVKVDVLETPAAALPEMLERLNPWPFTLLAEKVETAEQYRFCSQLGFHLFQGYYFARPVVLRQNKIDIAKIAMLRLMQQVMADTELEEIEETFKQNPGLTYNLLRLVNSVAIGLRVRIKTLRHALMVLGMEQLKRWITLALYASNDSNGVHSPLLEMAATRGKLMELLVLALKGRAGRELADQAFMVGILSLIDVLFDDSMNELVGKLNLVENVKSALLSCEGELGGLLLLAQRLEEADFEGVNEQLEESGLDLDQLLSCQLETIAWSDSLSASL, from the coding sequence ATGAGCGAAGAAAAATTCTTTCTCGGACGACAGCCGATACTCGACCGGACCCAGAAGATAGTCGGCTTCGAGCTCTTGTTCCGTTCCGCGGAGAGCTTGCAGTCGGCGAACTTTCTCGACGTCCAGGTGGCGAGCGCCAGCGTCATCGTGGGAGCCCTGGCCGAGTTTGGCATCGAGGACGTCCTGGGGAGGCATCGCGGCTTTTTCAACGTCACCCGCGAGATGCTGATGAGCGACGCGGTGGAACTTTTGCCCAAGGACCGCGTGGTGATCGAACTTCTGGAAACCATCGTGGTGGACCGGGACGTGGTGGAACGCTGCCGCACCCTCAAGTCGCTGGGCTTCACCCTGGCCCTCGACGACCATGTCTACTCCGCCGACTTCCACGAGATCTACGAGGCGATCGACATCGTCAAGGTCGACGTGCTGGAGACGCCGGCCGCCGCTCTTCCCGAGATGCTGGAGCGGCTCAATCCCTGGCCCTTCACCCTTTTGGCCGAGAAGGTGGAGACCGCTGAGCAGTACCGCTTCTGCTCGCAGCTGGGCTTCCATCTCTTCCAGGGGTACTACTTCGCCCGTCCCGTGGTGCTGCGGCAGAACAAGATCGACATCGCGAAGATCGCCATGCTGCGGCTGATGCAGCAGGTCATGGCCGACACGGAGCTGGAGGAGATCGAGGAGACCTTCAAGCAGAACCCCGGGCTCACCTATAACCTGCTAAGGCTGGTGAATTCGGTTGCCATCGGCCTCAGGGTGCGCATCAAGACCCTGCGCCACGCCCTCATGGTGCTGGGGATGGAGCAGTTGAAGCGCTGGATCACCCTGGCCCTTTACGCCAGCAACGACAGCAACGGCGTGCACAGCCCGCTTCTGGAGATGGCCGCGACGCGCGGCAAACTGATGGAGCTGCTGGTGCTGGCCCTCAAGGGGCGCGCCGGGAGGGAGCTTGCCGACCAGGCCTTCATGGTCGGGATCCTCTCGCTCATCGACGTACTCTTCGACGACTCCATGAACGAGCTGGTGGGGAAACTGAATCTAGTGGAGAACGTAAAGTCGGCCCTCCTATCATGCGAAGGCGAACTGGGGGGACTACTGTTACTGGCCCAGAGGCTGGAAGAGGCTGACTTCGAAGGGGTGAACGAACAACTGGAAGAAAGCGGCCTCGATCTGGATCAGCTTCTTTCCTGCCAGTTAGAGACCATCGCCTGGTCCGACAGCCTCTCCGCATCTCTCTAA
- the kdsB gene encoding 3-deoxy-manno-octulosonate cytidylyltransferase: MKITAVIPARYASTRFEGKALADIMGRPMVQHVYERAAKATLVSEVIVATDDERIAAAVRAFGGRVEMTSPTHETGTDRLAEVAARIDADIIVNVQGDEPLIDPAMIDEAIRPLLDDPSIPMATLKCRIKTLHDFLSPNVVKVVSDPTGNVLYFSRSPLPFFRDKWNDLKDDAFVSGKLLCYKHVGLYVYRREFLPVFAGLQPTYLELAEKLEQLRVLENGYRIKIVETEFESIGVDTPADLDKVLERLKG; the protein is encoded by the coding sequence ATGAAAATAACCGCGGTAATACCCGCCAGGTATGCTTCTACGCGTTTTGAGGGGAAGGCCTTGGCGGACATCATGGGGCGCCCCATGGTGCAGCATGTTTACGAGCGCGCAGCGAAGGCGACCCTCGTGTCCGAGGTGATAGTGGCGACCGACGACGAGCGCATAGCCGCCGCCGTGCGCGCCTTCGGCGGCAGGGTCGAGATGACCTCGCCGACCCACGAGACCGGTACCGACCGCCTGGCCGAGGTGGCCGCCAGGATCGATGCGGACATCATCGTGAACGTCCAAGGGGACGAGCCGCTGATCGATCCCGCCATGATCGACGAGGCGATCCGGCCGCTTTTGGACGATCCGTCCATCCCGATGGCCACCTTGAAGTGCAGGATCAAGACGCTGCACGACTTTCTTTCCCCGAACGTGGTGAAGGTCGTTTCCGACCCCACGGGGAACGTGCTCTACTTCTCGCGTTCGCCGCTCCCCTTTTTCAGGGACAAGTGGAACGATTTGAAAGACGACGCCTTCGTCTCCGGGAAGCTTCTCTGCTACAAGCACGTAGGTCTCTACGTCTACCGCAGGGAGTTCCTCCCCGTGTTCGCGGGATTGCAGCCGACCTACCTCGAGCTCGCCGAGAAGCTCGAGCAGTTGCGGGTTCTGGAAAACGGCTACCGCATCAAGATCGTCGAGACCGAGTTCGAGTCCATAGGCGTAGACACCCCGGCGGACCTGGATAAGGTGCTGGAAAGGCTGAAAGGCTAA
- a CDS encoding CTP synthase, which produces MKTKFIFVTGGVVSSIGKGLAAASLGALLEARGLRVTIQKLDPYINVDPGTMSPFQHGEVFVTDDGAETDLDLGHYERYTSGKLSKKSNFTTGQVYFSVIEKERRGDYLGGTVQVIPHITDQIKLNILENAKGSDIAIVEIGGTVGDIESLPFLEAIRQLKSDRGPGNVLYLHVTLVPYIKTAGELKTKPTQHSVKELREIGIQPDILLCRCEQDVPQDMKAKIALFCNVEEKAVITSQDAEHIYAVPMALNHQGLDDQVVEKLNIWTKAPDLSHWQQVVSKLTNPGSGEVRIAVVGKYVDLKESYKSLSEALTHGGIANDCRVKLVYLDSEKIEEDGGEKALADVDGILVPGGFGERGTEGKIKAIEYARVNKVPFFGICLGMQMAAVEYARNVCRLPEAFSSEFKPDCESPVIHLMEEQKGVENKGGTMRLGAYPCSLTKGTFAQKAYGATEISERHRHRYEFNNLFRSCLEEKGMVISGVYKEGNLVEIIELPDHPWFLGCQFHPEFKSKPLNPHPLFKAFIGATKAKRG; this is translated from the coding sequence GTGAAGACAAAATTCATCTTTGTTACCGGCGGCGTTGTCTCCTCGATCGGCAAGGGACTCGCCGCCGCTTCTTTGGGCGCTCTTCTTGAGGCTAGGGGGCTTCGGGTCACCATCCAGAAGCTGGATCCGTACATAAACGTCGATCCCGGGACCATGTCCCCCTTCCAGCACGGCGAGGTCTTCGTCACCGACGACGGCGCCGAGACCGACCTCGACCTCGGGCACTACGAGCGCTACACCTCCGGCAAGCTCTCCAAAAAGAGCAACTTCACCACCGGCCAGGTCTACTTCTCGGTCATCGAGAAGGAGCGCCGCGGCGACTACCTGGGCGGGACCGTGCAGGTCATCCCGCACATCACCGACCAGATCAAGCTGAACATCCTGGAAAACGCCAAGGGCTCCGACATCGCCATCGTCGAGATCGGCGGCACCGTGGGCGACATCGAGTCGCTCCCTTTCCTTGAGGCGATCCGCCAGTTAAAGAGCGACCGCGGCCCCGGCAACGTCCTCTACCTGCACGTGACGCTGGTACCCTACATCAAGACGGCCGGCGAATTGAAGACCAAGCCGACCCAGCACTCGGTGAAGGAGCTGCGCGAGATCGGCATCCAGCCCGATATCCTCCTTTGCCGCTGCGAGCAGGACGTCCCGCAGGACATGAAGGCGAAGATCGCGCTTTTCTGCAACGTGGAAGAGAAGGCGGTCATCACCTCCCAGGACGCCGAGCACATCTACGCGGTGCCGATGGCGCTGAACCATCAGGGGCTCGACGACCAGGTGGTGGAAAAACTCAACATCTGGACCAAGGCTCCGGACCTCTCCCACTGGCAGCAGGTGGTGTCCAAGCTCACCAATCCCGGCTCCGGCGAGGTGCGCATAGCGGTGGTCGGCAAGTACGTCGACCTCAAGGAGTCCTACAAGTCGCTCTCCGAGGCGCTCACCCACGGCGGCATCGCCAACGACTGCCGCGTCAAGCTGGTCTACCTCGATTCCGAGAAGATAGAGGAGGACGGGGGCGAGAAGGCGCTGGCCGACGTCGATGGCATCCTGGTCCCGGGCGGTTTTGGCGAGCGCGGCACCGAAGGGAAGATCAAGGCGATCGAATACGCCCGCGTCAACAAGGTCCCCTTCTTCGGGATCTGCCTCGGCATGCAGATGGCAGCCGTCGAGTACGCCCGCAACGTCTGCCGGCTTCCCGAAGCGTTCTCCAGCGAATTCAAGCCGGACTGCGAGAGCCCGGTGATCCACCTGATGGAAGAGCAAAAGGGAGTGGAGAACAAAGGGGGGACCATGAGGCTCGGCGCCTATCCCTGTTCCCTCACCAAGGGGACCTTCGCCCAGAAGGCCTACGGCGCCACCGAGATCTCCGAACGCCACCGCCACCGTTACGAGTTCAACAACCTTTTCCGCAGTTGCCTTGAGGAGAAGGGGATGGTCATCTCGGGGGTCTACAAAGAGGGGAACCTGGTGGAAATCATCGAACTTCCCGACCATCCGTGGTTCTTGGGGTGCCAGTTCCACCCCGAGTTCAAGTCCAAGCCGTTGAACCCGCACCCGCTCTTCAAGGCCTTCATCGGGGCCACCAAGGCGAAGAGAGGCTAA
- the kdsA gene encoding 3-deoxy-8-phosphooctulonate synthase yields the protein MTREITVGGVKIGGGRPLALVAGPCVIENETATLRCAERLMSICNGVGISLIFKASYDKANRTSVTAFRGPGMKEGLRILAKVKEALGVPVLSDIHSIEQVEPAAEVLDVLQIPAFLCRQTDLLVAAGNTGKVINVKKGQFLAPWDMKNVVGKISSCDNDNIILTERGASFGYNNLVVDMRSFPIMRSTGYPVIFDATHSVQLPGGEGTSSGGQREYVEFLSRAAVAAGVDGIFMEVHEEPEQALCDGPNSVRLDDMPALLKKLKAIDAIVNQ from the coding sequence ATGACGAGGGAAATCACCGTAGGTGGAGTGAAGATTGGCGGGGGAAGGCCGCTGGCGCTGGTAGCCGGGCCTTGCGTGATAGAAAACGAAACCGCCACGCTGCGCTGCGCCGAGAGGCTGATGAGCATCTGCAACGGCGTGGGGATCTCGCTGATCTTCAAGGCCTCCTACGACAAGGCCAACCGTACTTCGGTCACCGCATTCCGCGGCCCCGGGATGAAGGAGGGGCTCAGGATCCTCGCCAAGGTGAAAGAGGCGCTCGGCGTCCCGGTCCTTTCCGACATCCACTCCATCGAGCAGGTCGAGCCCGCGGCCGAAGTCCTGGACGTGCTGCAGATCCCTGCCTTTCTCTGCCGCCAGACCGACCTCCTGGTCGCAGCCGGCAACACCGGGAAGGTGATCAACGTCAAGAAGGGGCAGTTCCTGGCCCCCTGGGACATGAAGAACGTGGTCGGCAAGATCAGCTCCTGCGACAACGATAACATCATCCTCACCGAGCGCGGCGCGAGCTTCGGTTACAACAACCTCGTCGTCGACATGAGGAGCTTCCCGATCATGCGCTCCACCGGTTATCCGGTCATCTTCGATGCCACCCACAGCGTGCAGCTCCCGGGAGGGGAGGGGACCTCTTCCGGCGGACAGCGCGAGTACGTCGAGTTCCTCTCCCGCGCGGCTGTAGCGGCCGGGGTGGACGGCATCTTCATGGAAGTGCACGAGGAGCCGGAGCAGGCCCTTTGCGACGGGCCTAACTCGGTGCGCCTGGACGACATGCCGGCGCTTTTGAAGAAGCTCAAAGCAATCGACGCTATCGTAAACCAGTAA
- a CDS encoding KpsF/GutQ family sugar-phosphate isomerase, whose amino-acid sequence MIIEEAKRVIRVEAEALLNLEASINGAFEQAVQMILNSETGRVVVTGMGKSGLIGQKIASTMASTGTPAFFLHPAEGIHGDLGMIMKGDVVIAISNSGETDEVVKILPIIKRLGASLIAMAGNPTSTLAKSGDIFLDISVKEEACPLGLAPTASTTVTLAMGDAIAVALLVSRGFKAEDFAMFHPGGALGRRLLLRVQDIMHSGEALPLVNEKTLMREALFTITSKGLGITGVTSDDGALIGVITDGDLRRALGKGLDIINLPAAELMKAGAKRINREELAARALQQMEQYSITSLFVFDDDKAKAPVGIVHLHDLLKAGIA is encoded by the coding sequence TTGATAATAGAAGAAGCGAAGAGGGTGATACGGGTCGAGGCTGAGGCTCTTTTGAACCTTGAGGCGTCGATCAACGGAGCGTTCGAACAAGCGGTGCAGATGATCCTGAACAGCGAGACCGGCCGCGTCGTGGTGACCGGCATGGGCAAGTCCGGCCTCATCGGCCAGAAGATCGCCTCCACCATGGCTTCGACGGGGACTCCCGCGTTTTTCCTGCACCCGGCGGAAGGGATCCACGGCGACCTCGGCATGATCATGAAGGGCGACGTCGTCATCGCCATCTCCAACTCCGGCGAGACCGACGAGGTGGTGAAAATCCTCCCCATCATCAAGCGGCTGGGCGCATCGCTCATCGCCATGGCCGGCAACCCCACCTCCACCCTCGCCAAGAGCGGCGACATCTTTCTCGACATATCGGTAAAGGAAGAGGCGTGCCCGCTCGGGCTTGCCCCCACGGCATCGACGACCGTCACCCTCGCCATGGGGGATGCCATCGCGGTGGCGCTTCTGGTCAGCCGCGGCTTCAAGGCCGAAGACTTCGCCATGTTCCACCCCGGCGGCGCGCTGGGGCGCAGGCTCCTATTGAGGGTCCAGGACATCATGCATTCCGGTGAGGCGCTCCCCCTGGTCAACGAAAAGACCCTGATGCGGGAGGCGCTTTTCACCATCACCTCCAAAGGTCTCGGCATCACCGGCGTCACCTCCGACGACGGCGCCCTCATAGGCGTCATCACCGACGGCGATCTGCGGCGTGCGCTCGGCAAGGGGCTCGACATCATCAACCTCCCTGCCGCGGAGCTGATGAAAGCCGGCGCCAAGCGGATTAATCGCGAGGAGCTTGCGGCGCGGGCCCTGCAGCAGATGGAGCAATACTCCATCACCTCGCTCTTTGTCTTCGACGATGATAAGGCCAAGGCCCCGGTAGGTATCGTCCATCTGCACGACCTCCTGAAGGCCGGCATAGCATAA
- a CDS encoding KdsC family phosphatase, which translates to MEERLKKIKLLILDVDGVMTDGRIIFDSNGVESKFFNVKDGHGIKMLQRSGIEVGIISGRESQVVYNRAVELGIGQVYQKSLDKLVPYRQMLEATGLTDEQVAFMGDDVIDIPLLKRVGFAAAPADAVCEVYEFAQFVAKNRGGWGAVREVCDLILKAQGNWETVTSRYYV; encoded by the coding sequence ATGGAAGAAAGACTGAAAAAGATCAAGCTCCTGATTCTCGACGTCGACGGCGTGATGACCGACGGCCGCATCATCTTCGATTCCAACGGGGTGGAGAGCAAGTTCTTCAACGTGAAGGACGGCCACGGCATCAAGATGCTGCAGCGCTCCGGCATCGAGGTGGGGATCATCTCCGGCCGCGAATCCCAGGTGGTCTACAACCGTGCCGTAGAGCTCGGCATCGGGCAGGTCTACCAGAAGTCGCTCGACAAACTGGTCCCTTACCGCCAGATGCTGGAGGCGACGGGGCTTACCGACGAACAGGTCGCCTTCATGGGGGACGACGTCATCGACATCCCGCTGTTGAAAAGGGTGGGATTTGCCGCCGCCCCTGCGGACGCCGTCTGCGAGGTCTACGAGTTCGCGCAGTTCGTCGCCAAGAACAGGGGTGGGTGGGGAGCCGTGCGCGAAGTCTGCGACCTCATCCTCAAGGCCCAGGGGAATTGGGAGACCGTCACGTCCAGGTACTACGTGTAG
- a CDS encoding SLBB domain-containing protein, giving the protein MKKILLFAVLLAFLSNAIAFPASQPEAQYSSSGTSANAGMKENGSIFGASDYFKLPDPEDEADTISKPQMDKGERDSRRQRARGEDVDTSRYDDRQEQSADEISSDDTYDNSYDNSFDNSYDSSYDNSSDSSSDRSYDSSYEKRYEKPYNVNDGEALKEDKEPKKDKDGKELNEEKKRSDIKTGKERVKRSKVARKTRPGQRKAKELSTLERAMSENPVTADKAKPEPYGNKQLIQFGYNFFKSKEDPFASQTDVPVGPDYIIGAGDRLILTVWGSLNGTYKLDVSRSGDIVIPKVGAVKVGGQSYGQLPALLKNHIARIYKDFELNVNMGQLRLVKVYVVGEVASPGDYNISSLSTLIGALSEAGGPTKNGSLRNIQINRNGKLLETVDLYDFFLKGDKGKDIRLQPGDTVLVPVIGKVAGVAGNVRRPGIYELKGQTTLKDLLALAGGINSIGYLQRVQLYRVQAHDKKVVTDVNLDVIGKTSEDITAAVPVQDLDLVKVLSIDRVLRGYVRLEGHVVRPGDYALKPGMKISSLVQKDSLLPEYHAATGQIIRLFAPDLHPEVVPFDVSRAMAGEAGQDLELKEFDRVKIFSKREMEEVPVVKVSGEVKRPGPVRYMENMTVRDLLTQAGNVKLSAYLKNAEITRIKRTGDAVTSFTITVDLEKAMAGGEANIKLSPFDELTVRRIPNWAEAKERYVTLKGEFVFPGTYPISKGERLSSVIARAGGFTDRAYLKGTRFTRESARKLQQQRMDESLAKAQENIIKLQTNMSQTASSAEEVASSKTTLEGLMQSVEILKQKKAEGRVLIEIASLKELEGSNYDVELQGGDKLSIPSDPGGINVIGDVYNQNTIVAQKGRSVEWYLKQVGGATADADTDGIYVVKVDGSVTSQANSTKFLFYNSFWGKPLDSGDTIIVPRQYEKTAYLRNMKDIATIIGNIAVMAGVLVAAGL; this is encoded by the coding sequence ATGAAGAAAATCCTGCTGTTCGCTGTTTTGCTCGCCTTCCTTTCCAACGCCATAGCCTTCCCCGCCTCACAACCCGAGGCTCAATATTCATCATCTGGAACTTCTGCCAACGCCGGCATGAAAGAGAACGGCTCCATCTTCGGCGCCTCGGACTATTTCAAGCTGCCGGACCCCGAAGATGAGGCTGACACCATCTCCAAACCCCAGATGGACAAGGGGGAGAGGGATTCGCGGCGCCAGCGCGCCCGCGGTGAGGATGTCGATACCTCACGATACGATGATCGCCAGGAACAAAGTGCGGATGAGATCTCCAGCGACGACACCTACGACAATTCCTACGATAACTCTTTTGACAACTCCTATGACAGCTCCTATGACAACTCCTCTGACAGCTCCTCTGACAGGTCATACGATAGCTCTTACGAGAAACGCTATGAAAAGCCGTACAACGTCAATGACGGTGAGGCGCTCAAGGAAGACAAGGAGCCTAAGAAGGACAAGGACGGCAAGGAACTAAACGAAGAGAAGAAGCGTTCCGATATTAAGACCGGCAAGGAGCGTGTGAAACGGAGCAAGGTCGCCAGAAAGACCCGCCCGGGGCAGCGCAAGGCGAAGGAGTTGTCCACCCTTGAACGCGCCATGAGCGAAAACCCGGTGACGGCTGACAAGGCGAAGCCTGAGCCCTATGGCAATAAACAGCTGATCCAGTTCGGCTACAACTTCTTCAAGTCCAAGGAAGATCCCTTCGCTTCACAGACAGACGTTCCGGTCGGCCCCGACTACATCATCGGTGCGGGCGACCGTCTGATCCTGACCGTATGGGGAAGCCTCAACGGCACCTACAAGCTCGACGTTAGCCGCAGCGGAGATATCGTCATCCCCAAAGTGGGCGCTGTCAAAGTCGGCGGACAGAGCTACGGACAGCTTCCTGCGCTGCTCAAAAACCACATCGCTCGCATCTACAAAGACTTCGAATTGAACGTCAACATGGGGCAGCTCAGGCTGGTCAAGGTTTACGTGGTGGGCGAAGTTGCCTCTCCCGGCGACTACAACATAAGCTCCCTTTCCACCCTCATCGGTGCCCTTTCCGAGGCCGGCGGCCCCACCAAGAACGGCAGTCTCAGGAACATCCAGATCAACAGGAACGGCAAGCTCCTCGAAACGGTGGACCTCTACGATTTCTTCCTCAAAGGGGACAAAGGGAAAGACATCCGGCTGCAGCCGGGCGACACCGTGCTTGTCCCTGTGATAGGGAAGGTAGCGGGGGTCGCGGGCAACGTGCGCCGCCCGGGCATCTACGAGTTGAAGGGACAAACGACGCTGAAGGATCTGCTGGCGCTCGCCGGGGGGATCAACTCCATAGGCTACCTGCAGCGGGTCCAGTTGTACCGGGTCCAGGCGCACGACAAGAAGGTCGTCACCGACGTCAACCTCGATGTAATCGGCAAGACTTCCGAAGATATCACCGCTGCAGTCCCGGTCCAGGACCTCGACTTGGTCAAAGTACTCTCCATCGACCGGGTGCTGCGTGGCTACGTGCGCCTGGAAGGGCACGTGGTCCGGCCTGGCGATTACGCGCTGAAGCCGGGTATGAAGATCAGCTCCCTGGTGCAGAAAGATAGCCTGCTCCCCGAGTACCACGCGGCCACTGGCCAGATCATCAGGCTTTTTGCCCCCGACCTGCACCCCGAGGTGGTCCCGTTCGACGTCTCCCGTGCCATGGCGGGGGAGGCGGGGCAGGACCTGGAACTGAAGGAGTTCGACCGGGTGAAGATCTTCTCCAAGCGCGAAATGGAGGAGGTCCCCGTGGTCAAGGTGAGCGGAGAGGTGAAGCGCCCCGGACCCGTCCGCTACATGGAGAACATGACGGTGCGCGACCTGCTGACTCAGGCCGGCAACGTGAAGCTCTCAGCCTACCTGAAGAACGCCGAAATCACCAGGATCAAGCGTACCGGCGACGCCGTCACCTCGTTCACCATCACAGTGGATCTGGAAAAAGCCATGGCAGGCGGCGAAGCGAACATCAAGCTGTCTCCTTTCGACGAGCTGACCGTACGGCGCATACCCAACTGGGCCGAGGCGAAGGAGCGCTACGTAACGCTCAAAGGGGAATTCGTTTTCCCGGGCACCTATCCCATCTCGAAAGGGGAGCGGCTCAGTTCCGTCATTGCAAGAGCCGGCGGCTTCACCGATCGGGCCTACCTCAAGGGGACTCGCTTTACCCGGGAGAGCGCCAGGAAACTGCAGCAGCAGCGCATGGACGAGTCGCTGGCCAAGGCACAGGAAAACATCATCAAGCTCCAGACCAACATGTCGCAGACAGCATCCTCCGCCGAGGAAGTGGCCAGCTCGAAGACCACCCTGGAAGGGCTGATGCAGAGCGTCGAGATTCTGAAGCAGAAGAAGGCCGAAGGGCGTGTGCTGATTGAGATAGCCTCACTGAAGGAGCTTGAGGGGAGCAATTACGACGTCGAGTTGCAAGGCGGGGACAAACTGAGCATTCCTAGCGACCCCGGCGGCATCAACGTAATCGGTGACGTCTATAACCAGAACACCATCGTGGCGCAGAAGGGGCGTAGCGTCGAGTGGTATCTGAAACAGGTTGGTGGCGCGACCGCAGATGCGGATACCGACGGTATTTATGTCGTGAAGGTGGACGGTTCGGTCACAAGCCAGGCCAACTCCACGAAATTCTTGTTCTACAACTCCTTCTGGGGCAAGCCGCTTGATTCCGGGGACACCATCATCGTACCAAGGCAGTACGAGAAGACCGCCTACCTTAGGAATATGAAGGACATTGCCACCATCATAGGTAACATAGCTGTAATGGCCGGTGTGTTGGTGGCTGCAGGCCTTTAG
- a CDS encoding GumC family protein, giving the protein MTENQNQADIDVEEQINLLELLQIIAKRKMFIIKMCTFAVVASVAYSFTLPNIYSATAKVLPPQKETAGGLSAMLGQVGGIAGLAPGGLGSGTELYLGLLRSRSVADEVVRRLDLTAYYKTKDAELARRGLEATVRMQTGKDGIINITADDKDPKMAARVANMYVEELGRTSVRLNLSKAGSERAFLEKRLELVKGELKKAEDEIKAFSQQNSIVQVDSQAKASIEGIARLKAELATKEVQLAALRSRQTDESPEVRSLLAGIKRLQAEMDRMSGPGLGGEGIPAIGNVPRLGLEYARKMRELKIQESVFEQLTKQYEMAKLSEAKDSSAFQVLDTAVAPSVKSKPRRSAIVITATMVAVAASLVLIFLQEHLEKMSEADRKILADIKGRLLSLR; this is encoded by the coding sequence ATGACAGAGAACCAGAATCAGGCTGACATTGATGTAGAGGAACAGATTAATCTGCTCGAACTTTTACAGATTATCGCGAAACGAAAGATGTTTATCATCAAGATGTGCACATTCGCGGTCGTCGCATCTGTTGCTTACAGCTTCACTCTCCCCAATATCTATTCCGCAACTGCCAAGGTGTTGCCGCCACAGAAAGAAACGGCCGGCGGGCTTTCTGCAATGTTGGGACAGGTCGGTGGCATAGCTGGTCTCGCACCGGGTGGCCTTGGTTCTGGTACCGAACTCTACCTTGGCCTTCTGAGAAGTAGATCTGTGGCGGACGAGGTTGTGCGGCGTCTTGACCTTACTGCATATTATAAAACCAAGGATGCCGAATTGGCTAGGAGAGGCCTAGAAGCGACCGTGCGTATGCAGACCGGCAAGGACGGTATCATTAACATCACGGCCGATGATAAGGATCCGAAGATGGCGGCTCGCGTCGCAAACATGTATGTTGAGGAGCTTGGCAGGACTTCGGTGAGGCTTAACCTATCCAAGGCAGGCTCTGAAAGAGCATTTCTCGAAAAACGGCTGGAATTGGTAAAGGGAGAACTGAAGAAGGCTGAAGATGAAATCAAAGCATTCTCCCAGCAAAACAGCATAGTACAGGTTGACTCGCAGGCCAAGGCAAGCATCGAAGGGATAGCACGGCTAAAGGCTGAACTGGCGACTAAGGAAGTTCAGTTGGCAGCACTGCGCTCCAGGCAGACAGACGAGAGCCCAGAGGTGCGCTCACTCCTGGCGGGGATCAAGCGCCTGCAGGCCGAGATGGATAGGATGTCAGGTCCCGGTCTAGGTGGCGAGGGTATTCCGGCGATAGGCAATGTTCCTAGGCTGGGGCTCGAGTATGCCCGGAAGATGCGTGAGCTCAAGATACAGGAATCTGTCTTTGAGCAACTCACCAAGCAATATGAGATGGCCAAGCTCAGCGAGGCGAAGGATTCTTCAGCGTTCCAGGTGCTCGACACGGCTGTAGCCCCCTCTGTAAAAAGTAAGCCAAGACGCTCCGCCATTGTCATCACCGCTACCATGGTGGCGGTGGCCGCCTCTCTGGTGCTGATATTCTTGCAAGAGCACCTGGAAAAGATGAGTGAGGCGGATAGAAAGATCTTGGCCGATATCAAAGGGCGCCTCCTCTCTTTGAGGTAA